TATGGTTCCTACGAGTAGAGCCGGCTGCTTCCTAAACAGGCTTCCTCGCCCACAAAATAAAACGGTGGACGCACTGTTTCTATGCACCGTGAGCCGTTGAGGCATGCCACATGGTTGCTTTAGCTGGCGACTATCAGTGCCAATAAGACCCGAAAAAGCAAATCATAGAACTGGACAGCATTATTAACGCCAGTATGGGGTCTACGCGGTTGTGTATGTCAGGGCTGAGTAATGAAGTAGATTAGACGGAGCAACAAGGATGGTACAATTTGAAGCACCCAGAACAAATCataagtacgagtacaagtacaagtaggacaACACGAGTTCTTATTCTACATCATCTATTTAAAACGCTCAGTTACTGACACTGTTTGTCGCTtaaagtacaagtacttgtactgaaGTTGGGTCCACTAAAAAGGATGcctatacaagtacaataaCTTGAGAGACGGTGACACTCACACAAACTCTCCAGAGAAAGTCTTTATCACTGTGCAGTACACATGCCCACAAGGGCGAACAAATCTAACTACTGTAACCGAGTGCCccagctacttgtacttgtaagcTGTTCTTTTCTGTTCCACCTCTCACTCACTTTCAGCTCGTAACCTACACACTGCTCTATGACCACCGCCAATTTTTAGCTCTCCATGCATTGAAATTCTCCAGACCAAATCACCTCCACAAAATGCTCCGTCTGCGACTGGTGAGAAACTTCACGTCCAAGGCCGGTCGGATCTCGTCGACCGGCACTGCTAACGTGTTCCGTAACGAACCAAAACCCGCCAATCTCCAAAAATCCGCCCGCGATGAAGCTGGATTCTCGTCCTCAGACTCTGCTCCCTCGTTGCTACAGTACCTCAAAGACCGGAACTTGGTTGCCAATGTGACCGAGGACTCGCTTGAGCAGCAACTACAGCAGAAATTCACATCCTTCTACCTTGGCATTGACCCCTCGGGCCCCTCCATGCACCTGGGGCACATGGTGCCCGTCATGATCATGCTGCATCTCTTCCTCCGAGGCCACTACGCCTTTGCTCTGGTCGGAGGAGCTACCGGAGCTGTGGGAGATCCCACTGGAAAGACTGAGGAGCGAAAGACGGTTGTGAAGGATACTCTGCAATATAACCTCGACGCCCTGGCCACCTCCCTTGAGCGAACCTTTTTGCATGCTGTTGCCGCTGCAAAGAAGGAAGGCGTCTATTACGGCGACCAGATCAAGCTGCAATACGCAATTGTCAATAACCACGACTGGTGGAAGAATGTCGGCTTCCTCGAGTTTCTGGCCTCCTATGGACGACTCATCCGTGTCAATCAAATGATGGCCAGAGACTCCGTCAAAGACAGACTCAACTCGGCCACCGGCATTGGCTATAACGAGTTCTCCTACCAGATTCTGCAAGCCTTTGATTTCTGGCACCTGTTCGAGACCCAGGGGTGCTCTCTTCAActcggtggaggagaccaGTGGGGAAACATCACTGCTGGGGTTGATCTGACTAAGCGAGCTGCTGCCGTCAACAACCTTAAGGAAACTCCCTACGGAATCACTACTCAGCTCATGCTGTCCAAGAGCGGAAAGAAGCTGGGGAAGTCGGAAAACAATGCCACCATCTGGCTCAACCCCGAGATGACCCGTCCTTTTGAGTTGTACCAGTACCTGCTCAAGACTGCGGATGAGGATGTGGAGCAGTATCTTAAAATGTTTACTTTCGTGTCGCTGGAAGACATTGCTACCATCATGAGACAGCATGCGGAGAACGAGTCTCTGCGATATGCCCAGCGAGTACTAGCCGACAAATTCACAGCCCTTATCCACGGAGATACTGTTGTTGGGCGATGCCAGGTCATCACCCGAATCATGTTTGCTAAGTCGTCTCTGGAGCTCAACCAACAACCAAAGCCCGCTGCTCTTACTAACTCCGAGTCTTTGAAACAAGTTCTTGCCGAGGAGGGACTGCTCAAGCCTCTTGACAAGTCTACAGACTACACCACTCTGGTATCTACACACTTCAACATGTCCAAGAGTGCAGCGAAGAAGCTTATCTCCAACAAGGGTGTTTCTGTGGGTCTTGAGGGTGCTCAGAAGGTTGAGATCGGACCTATTCTTGAAAAACACAAGGACATGGGTGACTTCTTGATTGTCCGAGTCGGCAAGCTTGTTCAACCATTCTACCTTGGATCTGACCCTGTGGAGACTATTCCCTCTGCTGTCGGCATTTCTGACTCTTATGAGGTTCACACCGAGGACATTGATGTCACTCGAAAGTAGAACACCTGTAAATAATTGTACATAATACATAATACTGTATATCATTAACATATAAATAAACGAGATCATTGATCAGGCTGGCAATAGCAactgtgttagtatgaCGCATTTGGCGGGGGAGGGTTGTTCGTTGTAGTTGTAATACTCACTCTGGAACCATGAGAATATATCTCTCCATGGCTTCTCTAAACCGATTTTTGTACTGTCGTGGCGTCACCACCGTGGGCTCCTTggcacctcctccaaccagACCTCGTTCCTTGACCCAAGAttcgagcttcttgtcccAGGTAAACGTTCGAATGATATCAATGATACCAACAACAAGCACCTTCTCTTCGCTATCGATACCAATCACCAGAGAGTAGTCCATAACGTTCATCTTCGCCAAAAACAGCGTGTCGTTGTACAGCGAGGTTCgaagcagcttcttggcgtgCTCACGCACAAACAACGGCGACTCGTAAATATACTCCACCATGTTTTCATCCAGAAGCACCTCGTCATCCTTACCAGTCTGCTGAACGTGTCGGTTTCTCATACTGCCCTTAAGATCGAAGATTCGCAGGTTTTTGCGCTGGTAAAATAGGttctccatcaccaacacaTCCATCTTGACAGTCACCCCAGTGATGGTGTTTCGGATCAAGATCTGGTAGAAGCCAAGCAGTTTTGCAATGACCGTAGGTAGATCGTGGAAGAAGGCACGGGCCATGTAATCAAAGTAGGATGGGGCAAAGGACAAAAATGCGTCCAGCTCAGCAGGACTCAATTGCTTGACAACGAGACGGTCATCTAGAGTCTTGAGGAAGGCTGAGCCGGACTTACCACCTCTACTGTCCCACTTGACACACCGAGAAAGAGACTGGACGTAGTACTCATCCACCTTGCAGTGTCGTCTGAAGGCGTCAAACTGTTCGGCATAGAATACCTTACAAGACAGTTTGGCAGAACCTTCCTGGAATTGGTATCGCAGATGAGACGAAgtcttcttgagcatgAGTTTCTCAAGGGGAGACTCTTCCTCGACCTGCACCTGGATCTCTTCAGGAGGGACGGCGCCTGAGTTTTCGGTTTCGTTGGACACTCGAATCTTCTCTTTGTAATCTGGAAGAGACAAGCAAAAGGCAATGAGCGAGGATGGCTCGTCTTCCCGAACAATGACATCAGAGTCTGCGAAAATGTGCTCTGTAGCTGCAAGCGGGTACTCAAGAGCATCCCAACCAGTAGCCGATCGATCAGCCCAGAAAGACGCGAGAGTCTTCATGAGGGACTGACGTTCAGCTGTTTGGTGAAGATCTCCGGAAAGAGCATCATTGACAGCAGAAGTGAGAGTGTGTTGGGTGACTGGGCCACCCTCAACCTCCAcaacctccttggtgacTCCATCCTTCTGGACAGAGGCTGAAATGTGAGCTTCAGGAGATGAAGGCTCAGGATCAGGAGCAGTCAACAAAGCGGAAGGTTTGGCAGTGGTGGCCCTTCGAGAGGTGCTGGACTTTCGTGTACCAGGTGCcgaacctcctccaaccttggcagccttgtttttttcgtcTTCGGAACTTgcagactcctcctcttcaacAGCATCCTGAACAGACTTGtaaacatcaacaatggGCTTGGAAGAATGAACAGGTAAAGCACGGAATCGACTAGCAGCGAGAAGCTTTCGCTCCTTAGCTCTTTCCTTTTCGAACTCTCTCGACAGCTGGTCAAAGTGCTTGGCCAAAGAAGACA
This genomic interval from Yarrowia lipolytica chromosome 1E, complete sequence contains the following:
- a CDS encoding uncharacterized protein (Compare to YALI0E29139g, similar to uniprot|P48527 Saccharomyces cerevisiae YPL097W MSY1 Tyrosyl-tRNA synthetase mitochondrial precursor (EC 6.1.1.1) (Tyrosine--tRNA ligase) (TyrRS)), coding for MLRLRLVRNFTSKAGRISSTGTANVFRNEPKPANLQKSARDEAGFSSSDSAPSLLQYLKDRNLVANVTEDSLEQQLQQKFTSFYLGIDPSGPSMHLGHMVPVMIMLHLFLRGHYAFALVGGATGAVGDPTGKTEERKTVVKDTLQYNLDALATSLERTFLHAVAAAKKEGVYYGDQIKLQYAIVNNHDWWKNVGFLEFLASYGRLIRVNQMMARDSVKDRLNSATGIGYNEFSYQILQAFDFWHLFETQGCSLQLGGGDQWGNITAGVDLTKRAAAVNNLKETPYGITTQLMLSKSGKKLGKSENNATIWLNPEMTRPFELYQYLLKTADEDVEQYLKMFTFVSLEDIATIMRQHAENESLRYAQRVLADKFTALIHGDTVVGRCQVITRIMFAKSSLELNQQPKPAALTNSESLKQVLAEEGLLKPLDKSTDYTTLVSTHFNMSKSAAKKLISNKGVSVGLEGAQKVEIGPILEKHKDMGDFLIVRVGKLVQPFYLGSDPVETIPSAVGISDSYEVHTEDIDVTRK